From Daucus carota subsp. sativus chromosome 6, DH1 v3.0, whole genome shotgun sequence, the proteins below share one genomic window:
- the LOC135147348 gene encoding uncharacterized protein LOC135147348 codes for METPVIIIIAGCRVQNFNNEVILTNVAGTKFYLNYDHHSVKHLRRMLKDPDFAKKVAANNISTKAELLTVQQIQSLDKEFIQRNVLAHVNIMQVDGNQPWFLYVCTSCNSEVEPKDDLYFCQICTRIVPYPEIRFRLVVLASDITGTIQIILHDRQIRTLIGKRARQLIQEQGPSNHFPHCFSLLAQKPYTIKLEINEININSKCTLYWATNICHGFKLECTEDKVEQTVTTNDTEATTSTVDLQGLSGLNCNSSAITKD; via the exons ATGGAAACACCAGTAATAATCATTATTGCTGGATGCAGAGTTCAAAACTTCAACA ATGAAGTTATTCTAACAAACGTTGCTGGAACAAAATTCTACCTCAATTACGACCATCACAGTGTCAAACATCTGAGAAGAAT GCTAAAGGATCCAGATTTTGCAAAAAAAGTCGCAGCAAACAACATATCAACAAAGGCAGAACTTCTTACAGTTCAACAGATTCAGTCTTTGGATAAAGAATTTATTCAG AGGAATGTCCTGGCTCACGTGAACATCATGCAAGTTGATGGAAACCAGCCTTGGTTTTTGTATGTATGCACTTCCTGCAACTCAGAAGTTGAACCAAAAGATGACCTGTACTTTTGTCAAATCTGCACAAGAATAGTTCCTTATCCAGAAATAAG ATTCCGCTTAGTCGTGCTTGCTTCAGACATTACTGGGACAATTCAAATCATCCTGCATGATCGACAGATAAGAACCCTGATTGGAAAGAGAGCAAGACAACTCATACAAGAG CAAGGACCATCAAACCACTTCCCACACTGCTTCAGTCTTCTGGCTCAGAAACCATACACGATCAAATTAGAAATCAATGAGATCAACATTAACAGCAAATGCACATTGTACTGGGCAACCAACATTTGTCATGGTTTCAAACTAGAGTGTACAGAAGACAAAGTGGAGCAGACAGTTACAACAAATGACACAGAGGCTACAACATCAACCGTTGATCTGCAAGGTCTGTCGGGACTCAACTGCAACTCATCAGCCATTACCAAAGATTAA
- the LOC108226823 gene encoding uncharacterized protein LOC108226823 yields the protein MNNDKKQNSSTPKLCLNNKFPSKKREPLGMLTPPLHSFVSIPFEWEEAPGKPRTTAAVNTNGKGCGLPKSKTVRCLVPPPRLTNVSTTSKVTNMPSPTTVLDEPYSIGRSFSSSGGRSFWSPEGQKGSQGRSSFSSSCRRGRSNKDSRVSGVEGSMDFSSVFENSVDKGKGTKTRRLRRRSNSFLIVSSASSKVLSSIYESIKQVPWKRIPEKIRRMSS from the exons ATGAATAATGATAAGAAACAGAATAGTTCAACACCAAAGCTTTGTCTGAACAACAAGTTCCCGAGCAAGAAAAGGGAGCCACTTGGAATGCTAACGCCGCCGCTGCACAGCTTCGTGTCGATACCGTTCGAGTGGGAGGAGGCACCGGGGAAGCCGAGAACCACCGCGGCGGTTAACACCAACGGAAAAGGTTGCGGACTGCCAAAGTCCAAGACCGTGAGGTGTTTAGTACCACCTCCGCGGTTAACTAATGTCAGTACTACTAGTAAAGTTACCAATATGCCCTCGCCAACGACGGTGTTGGATGAGCCTTATAGTATAGGCCGATCGTTTTCATCGAGTGGTGGAAGATCATTTTGGAGCCCGGAAGGGCAGAAAGGTAGCCAGGGGAGGTCTAGCTTCAGCTCATCATGCAGGCGAGGGCGGAGTAACAAGGACAGTAGAGTTAGCGGTGTGGAGGGTAGTATGGACTTTTCATCGGTGTTCGAAAATTCGGTAGATAAAGGGAAGGGTACTAAAACACGGAGGTTAAGAAGGAGATCAAACAGCTTCTTGATCGTTTCCTCTGCGAGCTCTAAAGTATTG TCGAGTATTTACGAAAGCATTAAGCAAGTGCCGTGGAAACGCATTCCAGAAAAGATAAGAAGGATGAGTTCTTGA